The following coding sequences lie in one Spirosoma sp. KUDC1026 genomic window:
- a CDS encoding GxxExxY protein, translating into MQHRDLTHQIIAAAYTVHNALGPGFLEKVYENALLIELQHLGLLAEQQVGIPVFYRNLQVGDFVADLLVEGQIILELKAIEAIHPKHELQLVNYLTATGNDIGLLINFGNRVDVKRKYRTYAP; encoded by the coding sequence ATGCAACACCGTGACTTAACTCACCAAATTATTGCTGCCGCATACACCGTTCATAACGCTTTAGGGCCTGGCTTTTTAGAAAAAGTGTATGAGAACGCACTACTTATCGAACTACAGCACCTTGGCCTGCTAGCTGAGCAACAAGTAGGCATTCCGGTATTTTATAGGAATCTGCAGGTAGGAGATTTTGTAGCAGACTTGTTGGTCGAAGGTCAGATTATTCTCGAACTCAAGGCCATAGAAGCCATTCACCCCAAACACGAATTACAACTCGTCAATTATCTAACAGCTACCGGTAATGACATTGGCTTGCTCATCAACTTTGGTAACCGGGTTGACGTCAAGCGGAAATACCGCACGTACGCGCCTTAA
- the cas3 gene encoding CRISPR-associated helicase Cas3': protein MNMSSSFDSVALIFQRLPRIESLLVNADQYWAHRPHNATSDQKPETLPEHVHLVNGYFLELTGQHNLDSVIDTLISNIVQAYFPAQQKVEIGNLLKRHFVSTVLFHDFGKVNENFQAHPKKMNNPAFAEIPSLIIETRHAKLGAYLYLYRHFLDITTLTISDPIEQRKLLYFTLLLSYPIIKHHGSRLLKPDGKAIVFSEAEIKCMVGYIDRYGWKYVPKLANELFLGKNLDSRFFDWADKVGFDFSILALLRLNFSLLTAADYLATSEYMNQAGVGDFGVLNQVTRQKLIYASRSSKSYNADAFRLADNATWQPTIPTERNNETLNTLRLEMAVQAVRQVRQHPEQRLFYLEAPTGGGKTNISALVTAELLRLDVSLNKMFYVFPFTTLITQTHKALQETWQLDDSQIGLLHSRGGFQQKEVSTNEGDYGKQWKNQLANHFAFFPVCLLTHIRFFDILKSNEKDSIYLMHRLANSVVVIDELQSYSPKHWDKILFWLDQYSRAFNIRFVLMSATLPRIDGLKVGLTQPPKFIDLLPNAKDYFQNPNFRDRVRFRFDLLETPNRKTPRAIEPTELAEAVLRESRAYADVNGRVFTIIEFIYKKSATDFANQIGQVFFDKVFVLSGTILEPRRREIINFLKRNIKAQMKVLLITTQVVEAGVDIDMDLGFKNISLIDSDEQLAGRVNRNVTKAICNVFLFKLNEPGILYKHDDRFDITRNKLTVADHKQILETKDFSKLYNQVLAGRNNLNQKVGIENFSTKYLPDIQQLDYESIHKNFQLIDQKNLSLFVPLFLPVTIEGEKVGATEDIFSKTELGFLEKNQRYEKGGKEVDGSKVWTLYRQLNDMKLGITESQVSKKIMQGILSKFTFSIFYTDTLKRNFMEFIDPDKSFEEYLYLEFYDKVYDYRTGLDMSAFGSSENAII, encoded by the coding sequence ATGAATATGTCCAGCTCATTTGATTCAGTTGCTTTGATTTTTCAGAGGTTGCCCCGTATTGAATCATTATTGGTAAATGCTGACCAGTACTGGGCGCATCGTCCACATAACGCTACGTCTGACCAAAAGCCAGAGACGTTACCCGAGCATGTTCATTTAGTAAATGGCTATTTTCTGGAACTTACAGGACAACATAATCTTGACTCTGTTATTGATACGTTGATCAGTAATATCGTCCAAGCATATTTTCCTGCTCAACAGAAAGTAGAAATAGGAAATTTGCTGAAAAGGCATTTTGTCTCTACCGTTCTATTTCACGATTTTGGTAAGGTCAATGAAAATTTTCAGGCCCATCCCAAAAAGATGAACAATCCGGCTTTCGCTGAAATACCAAGCCTGATTATTGAAACGCGGCACGCCAAACTAGGAGCATACCTTTACCTATACCGACATTTCCTTGACATTACAACGCTAACTATTTCTGATCCTATAGAGCAACGTAAACTACTATATTTCACGCTACTGCTATCATATCCGATTATAAAACATCATGGATCAAGACTTCTAAAACCTGATGGCAAAGCAATTGTCTTTAGCGAGGCAGAAATAAAGTGTATGGTTGGCTACATAGATCGGTATGGCTGGAAGTACGTGCCTAAGTTAGCTAATGAGTTGTTTCTCGGAAAAAATCTTGATAGCCGCTTTTTCGATTGGGCGGATAAAGTTGGTTTTGACTTTTCTATTCTTGCCCTGCTTCGTCTCAACTTTTCCCTATTGACTGCCGCCGATTATTTAGCCACATCGGAATACATGAATCAGGCAGGCGTTGGTGATTTTGGTGTATTGAATCAAGTCACTCGACAGAAACTAATTTATGCATCACGTAGCAGTAAATCCTATAATGCCGACGCCTTCCGGCTGGCGGATAACGCTACATGGCAACCGACTATACCAACTGAGCGGAATAACGAAACACTGAATACATTACGACTAGAAATGGCTGTGCAGGCTGTTCGGCAGGTTAGGCAACATCCAGAGCAACGGCTTTTCTATCTGGAAGCACCAACCGGGGGCGGCAAAACTAATATCTCGGCACTGGTAACAGCAGAATTGCTACGTCTTGATGTATCGCTTAATAAAATGTTCTACGTTTTCCCGTTTACGACGCTCATCACGCAGACACATAAGGCATTACAGGAGACATGGCAATTGGATGATTCGCAGATTGGCTTACTTCATTCGCGGGGAGGGTTTCAGCAAAAAGAAGTATCTACCAACGAAGGTGACTATGGCAAGCAGTGGAAGAATCAACTGGCAAATCATTTTGCTTTTTTTCCGGTCTGTCTACTAACGCACATCCGTTTTTTTGACATTCTGAAATCGAACGAGAAAGACAGCATCTATCTGATGCACCGGCTGGCTAATTCAGTGGTTGTTATTGATGAATTGCAGTCGTATTCACCAAAGCATTGGGACAAAATACTGTTCTGGCTCGATCAGTACAGCCGGGCCTTCAACATCCGGTTTGTGCTGATGTCGGCTACGTTGCCCCGTATTGACGGGTTAAAAGTAGGTCTAACGCAGCCCCCAAAATTCATTGACCTGCTTCCAAACGCAAAGGATTATTTTCAGAATCCTAATTTCCGCGACCGGGTACGTTTCCGGTTCGATTTACTGGAAACTCCAAATCGTAAAACTCCGCGCGCAATCGAGCCTACAGAATTGGCTGAAGCCGTTTTAAGGGAATCACGAGCGTACGCAGACGTTAACGGGCGCGTGTTCACAATCATCGAGTTCATCTATAAGAAGTCGGCTACTGATTTTGCCAACCAAATAGGTCAGGTATTTTTCGATAAAGTATTTGTCCTCTCCGGCACGATTCTGGAACCGCGACGCCGGGAAATTATCAATTTCCTGAAGCGGAATATAAAAGCGCAGATGAAAGTGCTACTCATCACGACGCAGGTCGTTGAAGCGGGCGTGGACATTGATATGGATCTCGGCTTTAAAAATATTTCGCTTATTGATAGCGACGAACAATTGGCAGGCCGGGTAAACCGCAACGTAACGAAAGCCATTTGCAACGTTTTTTTATTCAAGCTGAACGAGCCGGGAATTTTATACAAGCACGACGACCGTTTCGACATTACCCGTAACAAATTAACCGTTGCTGATCACAAGCAAATCCTGGAGACAAAGGATTTTAGCAAGCTGTATAATCAGGTTTTAGCAGGGCGTAATAATTTGAACCAAAAAGTCGGGATCGAAAATTTTTCAACTAAGTATCTGCCTGATATTCAACAGCTTGATTACGAATCAATCCACAAAAATTTTCAATTGATTGATCAGAAAAATCTATCCCTGTTTGTTCCACTTTTCTTACCCGTTACTATTGAAGGTGAAAAAGTCGGTGCAACCGAAGACATTTTCTCGAAAACGGAACTCGGTTTTTTAGAGAAAAATCAGCGCTACGAGAAGGGGGGTAAAGAAGTTGATGGTTCCAAAGTATGGACGTTGTACCGACAGTTGAATGATATGAAATTAGGGATAACAGAATCGCAGGTTAGTAAGAAAATTATGCAGGGGATTCTGTCGAAATTTACATTTTCTATTTTTTACACTGATACGCTCAAACGGAACTTCATGGAATTCATTGATCCAGATAAAAGCTTTGAAGAATATTTGTACTTGGAGTTTTACGACAAAGTGTATGACTATAGAACTGGACTTGATATGTCGGCTTTTGGCAGCAGCGAAAACGCAATAATCTGA
- the cas1b gene encoding type I-B CRISPR-associated endonuclease Cas1b, with the protein MKQTKYLFNPGRLSRQDNTLKFTPVDEEGNEGQPRFLPVEQVSDLYVFGSLDANSALYNFLGKEGIAVHFFDYYEHYTGSFMPREYLLAGKMQVEQTKHYVSAKKRLVVARAFIEGAASNILRVLKYYQNRQNDRRPCDLSDSIKTVEQLLASIPTATDVPMLMGIEGNIRQTYYGCFDAILGETFCMDGRSKRPPQNELNAMISLGNMLCYSACLSMIYHTQLNPTISFLHEPGARRYSLALDMAEIFKPILIDRLIFRMVNKRQLQPSDFRMEVGGCVMKDAARKRFLQAFDESLKETIKHRSLGRNVSYKHLIKLECYKLQKHLLGMEEYKPFKAWW; encoded by the coding sequence ATGAAACAAACCAAATACCTGTTTAATCCGGGCCGGTTGAGTCGGCAGGATAATACACTCAAGTTTACGCCTGTCGATGAAGAAGGTAACGAAGGTCAGCCGCGTTTTCTACCCGTCGAGCAGGTATCAGATCTATACGTATTCGGGAGTCTGGATGCCAACTCGGCGCTGTACAACTTTCTGGGTAAGGAAGGTATTGCCGTTCACTTCTTCGACTACTACGAACATTATACCGGCTCATTTATGCCCCGTGAGTACCTGCTGGCAGGGAAGATGCAGGTAGAGCAAACCAAGCATTACGTATCGGCAAAGAAGCGACTGGTGGTGGCGCGGGCGTTTATTGAAGGAGCCGCCAGCAACATTCTGCGTGTGCTAAAATACTATCAGAATCGCCAGAACGATCGTCGTCCCTGCGACCTGAGTGACTCGATTAAAACGGTTGAGCAATTACTAGCCAGCATCCCAACAGCAACTGATGTACCCATGTTGATGGGCATTGAAGGCAACATCCGTCAGACGTACTACGGTTGTTTCGATGCTATTCTGGGGGAGACGTTCTGCATGGACGGACGTAGTAAGCGCCCGCCCCAGAACGAGTTGAACGCCATGATTTCGCTGGGGAATATGCTCTGTTATTCAGCTTGTCTGAGCATGATTTATCACACCCAACTAAACCCAACCATCAGCTTTCTGCACGAACCGGGAGCCCGTCGGTACTCGCTGGCGCTGGACATGGCCGAGATTTTCAAGCCCATCCTGATCGACCGACTGATTTTCCGGATGGTCAACAAACGCCAGCTGCAACCGTCGGATTTCCGGATGGAAGTAGGTGGCTGTGTGATGAAAGATGCCGCCCGCAAGCGCTTTTTACAGGCCTTCGACGAATCACTGAAAGAAACCATCAAGCACCGGTCGCTGGGCCGCAACGTCAGCTACAAGCACCTGATCAAACTGGAGTGTTACAAACTTCAAAAGCATCTGCTGGGCATGGAAGAATACAAACCGTTTAAAGCGTGGTGGTAA
- the cas2 gene encoding CRISPR-associated endonuclease Cas2 has protein sequence MYIILVYDMGQKRVGKMLKLCRRYLNWVQNSVFEGEMTEVQLKELLHEARRIMNEDEDSLILFKNRDKKWLDKQIVGVERQSTDDFL, from the coding sequence ATGTATATCATCCTGGTTTATGACATGGGGCAGAAGCGCGTCGGGAAGATGCTCAAGCTTTGCCGGCGGTACCTGAACTGGGTGCAGAACTCAGTGTTTGAAGGCGAAATGACGGAGGTTCAATTAAAGGAGCTTCTGCACGAGGCCAGACGGATTATGAACGAGGACGAAGACAGTCTGATCCTGTTCAAAAACCGCGATAAGAAGTGGCTCGACAAGCAGATCGTGGGTGTCGAACGGCAATCGACAGATGATTTTCTGTGA
- the cas4 gene encoding CRISPR-associated protein Cas4: MYHICKRELWLHANQIRMEHNSELVAEGKQLHEHAYPQRAERYREIILDGSKIDFYDPYDKVVHEIKKSDKLEHSHVAQVQFYLYLLRKNGIDGATGLIEYPKLRQTQTVQLDETDVPMVEGWIRDIERIVDSERCPERINKPTCRSCSYFDFCYVEEE, encoded by the coding sequence ATGTATCATATCTGCAAACGAGAGCTTTGGCTTCACGCCAACCAGATACGTATGGAACACAACTCCGAACTGGTCGCCGAAGGCAAGCAATTGCACGAACATGCGTACCCGCAGCGCGCCGAACGTTACCGCGAAATCATTCTCGACGGTTCCAAAATTGACTTCTACGATCCATATGACAAAGTCGTGCATGAAATCAAGAAGTCCGACAAGCTGGAACATTCGCACGTAGCGCAGGTGCAGTTTTACCTGTATCTGCTTCGCAAAAACGGCATCGACGGAGCAACGGGTCTGATCGAGTACCCCAAACTTCGCCAGACGCAAACCGTCCAGCTCGACGAAACAGACGTACCGATGGTAGAGGGCTGGATTCGGGATATTGAGCGCATCGTAGACAGCGAACGCTGTCCCGAGCGAATCAACAAGCCGACCTGTCGGTCATGCAGTTATTTTGATTTTTGTTACGTAGAAGAGGAATAG